The following proteins come from a genomic window of Terribacillus aidingensis:
- a CDS encoding GNAT family N-acetyltransferase, protein MDIRLCKENDVKACGDTYSKVFNEAPWNEAWTTESAFSYLNDFYHTPGFAGLVAVENEEVIGFIFGVKRKWWSGDEFFINEMCVRANQQNKGVGKALMDYLIRMTDAETISLLTDRGLPAENFYKRSGFKEVERLMFLSRDV, encoded by the coding sequence ATGGATATACGGTTATGTAAAGAGAATGATGTAAAAGCATGCGGTGATACCTATTCGAAAGTTTTCAATGAAGCACCATGGAATGAAGCTTGGACTACAGAATCTGCATTTTCTTATTTGAATGATTTTTATCATACACCTGGTTTTGCGGGTCTTGTTGCGGTAGAGAACGAGGAAGTGATTGGATTTATCTTCGGTGTAAAAAGGAAATGGTGGTCTGGTGATGAATTCTTTATAAATGAGATGTGTGTACGAGCTAACCAGCAGAATAAAGGCGTCGGCAAAGCTCTTATGGATTACCTTATTAGAATGACAGATGCAGAGACGATCTCCTTGCTGACAGACCGTGGGTTACCAGCGGAAAACTTCTATAAAAGATCTGGATTCAAGGAAGTAGAGAGACTCATGTTCCTCAGCAGGGACGTATAA
- a CDS encoding MFS transporter: MSNTLKIYILAIVSFLVGTSEYIISGILDTIADSLEITLAAAGQLITIFSLVYAIFTPILMGITSSIDRRKLMIFSLGLFVIGNILAFILPGYGLFVVARVVMALGAGMVVVTALTIAAKIAPEGKQGSAIATVVMGFTASLIIGVPLGRIISSLLGWKVIFGGIALLGILAMIIIRASIPLIKGDKHVPLVKQLALLKKGRVTIGLAITFFWLGGYSIAYTYLSPYLLNVSGIEEKLLSGALLIFGIASLFGSRFGGFSTDRWGVQKTLLGGMSLHIIMLILLSLLTNSYISVLIILILWSFSAWSSGPTQQYNLATIEPESSGILLGLNQSVMQLAMAAGAGIGGIFVEKVSLSSVTWIGALGVTISIVLTLALSRAQLSKMPEE; the protein is encoded by the coding sequence TTGTCTAATACTTTGAAGATTTATATCTTGGCAATCGTTAGCTTTTTAGTGGGAACTTCCGAATATATTATTTCGGGAATTTTAGATACGATTGCAGATTCACTTGAAATAACTTTGGCTGCAGCAGGTCAATTAATTACAATATTCTCACTTGTATATGCAATATTTACACCTATTCTTATGGGAATAACATCTAGTATTGACAGACGTAAATTAATGATTTTTTCATTAGGTTTGTTCGTAATAGGTAATATCTTGGCATTCATCCTACCAGGTTACGGATTATTTGTAGTAGCTCGAGTAGTTATGGCACTCGGGGCAGGGATGGTCGTTGTTACAGCATTAACTATCGCTGCAAAGATAGCACCAGAAGGTAAACAAGGTAGCGCTATTGCTACAGTGGTTATGGGGTTTACGGCTTCATTAATCATAGGAGTACCTCTTGGAAGAATTATTTCTAGTTTATTAGGTTGGAAAGTTATTTTTGGTGGAATAGCACTGCTGGGAATTCTTGCAATGATAATAATTAGAGCATCTATTCCACTTATTAAGGGTGATAAGCATGTACCACTAGTTAAACAGTTGGCTCTTCTTAAGAAAGGTAGGGTTACAATTGGATTAGCAATTACTTTTTTCTGGCTTGGAGGGTATTCAATTGCTTACACTTACCTTTCACCTTACTTGTTAAATGTATCAGGAATAGAGGAAAAACTCTTAAGTGGTGCATTGCTGATTTTTGGTATCGCAAGTTTATTCGGTTCTCGATTTGGTGGATTTAGTACGGATCGTTGGGGAGTTCAAAAAACACTGTTAGGTGGAATGTCGTTACACATCATTATGCTAATATTATTATCTCTGTTAACAAATTCTTATATTAGTGTTTTAATAATATTAATACTATGGTCATTTTCTGCATGGTCATCGGGACCAACACAACAATATAACTTGGCTACAATCGAGCCAGAGTCATCAGGTATATTATTAGGCTTAAATCAGTCAGTAATGCAATTGGCAATGGCGGCTGGTGCAGGAATTGGAGGTATTTTTGTTGAGAAAGTATCACTATCTTCAGTTACCTGGATAGGCGCATTAGGAGTTACAATATCTATTGTATTAACTTTGGCACTTTCCCGAGCACAGTTAAGCAAGATGCCAGAAGAGTAA
- a CDS encoding AAA family ATPase — MFLKRVKLLRDGRFDAGTYPFSIPAIRQLDEFNFTKAVTFFVGENGSGKSTLMEAIADICGFNTAGGGRNNTYDLEAAEAALADHIRLSWLPKVTNGFFLRAESFYHFASHIDDIGSIHAYGGKSLHHQSHGEAFLSLFENRFGGRAIYLLDEPEAALSPQRQLTFLRIIHDLEKTGEVQFIIATHSPILLGYPGAEILHFSEDGIRSVDYEETEHYQITRGFLENREGYLKHLLQD, encoded by the coding sequence ATGTTTTTAAAAAGAGTAAAGCTGCTGCGCGATGGCAGATTTGATGCTGGTACCTACCCATTCTCCATACCGGCCATCAGACAACTGGATGAGTTTAATTTCACAAAAGCCGTTACCTTCTTTGTCGGGGAGAACGGCAGCGGCAAATCTACATTGATGGAAGCAATCGCAGATATATGCGGATTCAACACAGCGGGTGGAGGACGTAATAATACATATGATTTGGAAGCAGCCGAAGCAGCACTTGCCGATCACATCCGGCTATCCTGGCTGCCGAAGGTGACGAATGGCTTCTTCCTCCGGGCAGAATCCTTCTATCATTTTGCTTCGCATATTGATGATATAGGATCTATCCATGCCTACGGAGGAAAATCACTGCATCATCAATCCCATGGAGAAGCCTTTCTTTCCTTGTTTGAAAATCGTTTCGGCGGTCGGGCAATTTATCTGCTGGATGAGCCGGAGGCAGCACTATCGCCGCAGCGTCAGCTTACCTTTCTCCGTATCATCCATGATTTAGAGAAAACTGGAGAAGTGCAATTTATCATTGCTACCCATTCACCGATCTTGCTTGGTTATCCGGGAGCCGAGATTCTGCATTTCAGTGAGGATGGAATTCGGTCTGTGGATTATGAAGAAACAGAGCATTATCAGATTACGAGAGGTTTTTTGGAGAATAGGGAAGGGTATTTGAAGCATTTGTTACAAGATTGA
- a CDS encoding type 1 glutamine amidotransferase family protein: MKKTVLIFLIDQYADWEASYVAAELQAPHSEYHVKTVTLDGQPVSSIGGFRVLPDYSLADVKTVDFHMLILPGGNTWRQPETVPVKELVALCVKNSIPVAAICDATVFLGRYGFLDSRKHTSNSLENLKEGAPNYSNDSYYIHAQSVRDENLITANGTAPLEFAQDILKLLAVREDEKIDTWYRFFKEGSIAFSK, from the coding sequence ATGAAAAAAACAGTCCTTATCTTTCTTATCGATCAATACGCAGATTGGGAAGCAAGCTATGTAGCGGCGGAACTGCAAGCACCGCATTCAGAGTATCACGTAAAGACCGTCACGCTGGATGGACAGCCAGTTTCATCTATCGGAGGATTCAGGGTTCTCCCAGATTATAGTTTGGCAGATGTAAAGACTGTCGACTTTCACATGCTTATCCTGCCTGGCGGAAACACATGGAGACAGCCCGAAACTGTCCCAGTAAAAGAGCTGGTTGCACTTTGTGTTAAAAACAGTATTCCTGTGGCAGCCATTTGTGATGCAACTGTTTTCCTTGGAAGATATGGTTTTTTGGATAGCAGGAAGCATACGAGTAACAGCCTGGAAAATCTGAAAGAAGGCGCTCCAAATTATAGTAATGATAGCTATTATATTCATGCGCAATCAGTCCGAGACGAGAACCTGATTACTGCGAATGGGACTGCACCTTTGGAATTTGCGCAAGATATCTTAAAATTGCTGGCTGTTCGGGAAGACGAGAAGATTGATACGTGGTATAGGTTTTTTAAAGAAGGGTCTATTGCTTTTTCGAAGTAG
- a CDS encoding GNAT family N-acetyltransferase, which yields MPVTFKEMNTEEVQRYIEFEIPNYAKSVSANLGIPKEAALKDADTQLHNLLTEESRKKDHYIGNVFCEEQKENVGIIWYNIQRERDRIFIFHIYVDEAFRKMGYASAALTLLEEVARREGIGAIALNVFANNAGAQHLYSRLGYETASMVKTKKL from the coding sequence ATGCCAGTCACTTTCAAAGAAATGAATACAGAAGAAGTACAGCGTTATATTGAATTTGAAATTCCCAACTATGCGAAGAGTGTATCTGCTAATCTCGGAATTCCAAAAGAAGCAGCTCTCAAGGATGCAGACACACAGCTGCATAATTTATTAACAGAAGAAAGCAGAAAGAAAGATCATTATATTGGTAACGTATTTTGTGAAGAGCAGAAAGAGAATGTCGGTATCATTTGGTACAACATTCAGCGAGAAAGAGACAGGATATTTATTTTTCATATCTACGTAGATGAAGCATTCCGGAAGATGGGCTACGCCAGTGCAGCGTTGACGCTATTAGAAGAGGTTGCGAGGCGAGAAGGGATTGGCGCAATAGCACTTAATGTATTTGCTAATAACGCGGGTGCGCAGCATTTATATAGTCGGCTAGGATACGAGACAGCATCAATGGTGAAGACGAAGAAACTTTGA